In the genome of Ptychodera flava strain L36383 chromosome 13, AS_Pfla_20210202, whole genome shotgun sequence, one region contains:
- the LOC139148565 gene encoding melatonin receptor type 1B-B-like yields the protein MKKAKHFLYYLDICHFSTKAFRSTRPNELRSATNGMNSTSKQSFTRPTNDVVVHWPTQLCGTLELLLATGALVGNVMFILIVILKKKLRSWMNVFLVNISVTDIIAALFVSIPTVDSYYHRQWRFGSTYCLIHNLLHPFLLSTSLWLTALVSINRYVYIVRNNIYQRFTNTITVTLAIAFAWITPIVSQYSAYVDRSSSSYDPSAFRCRNLVTPVLLLLLMFTPSFLVLASYILIIAYVIKSRRRVQAHGATQPGSSTPTTGPTPRELRMLAVVFGVFSLVLLGYLPYAFILFVSKVRKQSPPRDSLVLAYPLMHIGGVINPCLYGASNMQFRKAYKELVTGKLIRCWKMGTSDPVVPTTAADLRNSSDSANVRGTNTDNTTEQNI from the coding sequence ATGAAGAAGGCCAAACATTTCCTTTATTACCTGGATATTTGCCACTTCAGCACCAAAGCTTTCAGAAGCACCAGACCAAACGAACTGAGAAGCGCAACGAACGGCATGAATTCTACAAGCAAGCAAAGTTTTACTCGGCCAACCAATGATGTGGTAGTACATTGGCCAACGCAACTATGCGGTACACTGGAACTCCTACTAGCTACAGGAGCTCTGGTAGGGAATGTCATGTTCATTCTGAtcgtcatcttaaagaagaaacTGAGATCCTGGATGAACGTCTTCTTGGTTAATATCAGTGTAACAGATATTATAGCAGCTCTGTTCGTTTCGATCCCGACGGTCGATTCCTACTACCACAGGCAATGGCGGTTTGGATCAACGTACTGCCTCATTCACAATCTGCTTCATCCTTTTCTGCTGTCTACCTCGCTCTGGCTGACTGCATTGGTTTCCATCAATCGCTACGTCTACATCGTCCGTAACAACATCTATCAGCGATTTACAAACACAATCACCGTGACTTTGGCCATCGCATTTGCTTGGATCACTCCCATAGTGTCTCAATACTCAGCTTACGTAGACAGGTCGTCGTCTTCGTATGATCCCTCGGCATTTCGTTGTCGAAATCTCGTGACACCTGTACTTCTTCTACTCCTGATGTTCACTCCTTCCTTCCTTGTACTCGCATCGTACATTCTGATCATCGCTTACGTGATTAAGAGCAGACGCCGTGTACAGGCTCACGGCGCAACACAGCCAGGTAGCTCAACCCCAACAACAGGGCCAACTCCGAGAGAGCTGCGCATGTTAGCCGtggtatttggtgttttcagTCTGGTGCTTCTAGGCTATCTGCCATACGCTTTCATCCTGTTCGTTTCCAAGGTACGAAAGCAAAGTCCACCACGGGATAGTCTGGTCCTGGCCTACCCGCTAATGCACATCGGTGGAGTCATAAACCCCTGCCTTTACGGAGCAAGCAACATGCAATTCAGAAAAGCGTACAAAGAGCTGGTAACTGGTAAGCTGATTCGTTGTTGGAAGATGGGGACAAGCGACCCAGTGGTACCAACAACGGCAGCAGATTTGAGAAATTCCAGCGATAGTGCCAATGTACGTGGTACAAATACTGATAATACAACTGAGCAGAATATATAA